A window of Candidatus Zixiibacteriota bacterium genomic DNA:
CTTAAGCCGGGGCTGCAGGCTGATTTTGTTGTGCTTTCCGATAATATTTTCAAAGTTAAAACCAAACAAATTCCAGAGTTGAAAGTTCTGGCAACAGTATTTAACGGTCAGGTTGTTTATCGCGATAGAAACTTCAAACTATGAATATAATTGATGTAATCAAAAGCTATAGAAATGTTGCCAGTTTTTCGGATAGAGCAATTGAAGTTGATAAAATTGACAGGATTGTTAAGTCTGTTAATTTTTCTCCGGTTGGCACAGGTACACTACCGTTTAAGGCTATCGTTGTATCGAAAAAAAGCGTGAAGCAAAAACTGCGGCATGCGGCAGAACAGGTCGAAAAGGCTTACAGTCATGGAACAGGCAACGGTGAAGGGACAAATAACTCTGATTGGAAAAAGCCGTTTTTAGAGGAGGCGTCATGTTTGATTGTGATATGCTGTACAGTTGGCCAGCCATATCAGGCGGCGACAACCTGGCTGACTCTCGGCAATGTTTTGATGACAGCTTCCGATGAGGGACTTGGCGTCTTATGTTATGCACCATCGATGCCGACTTTTTTGAAGAAAGTATTGAATTTACCGCCTAAGTATATGCCTATTGCTATTGTGCCGCTTGGCTATCCTGCCGATGAGCTGTTTCCCATATCTGATCAGAAGCATGAGAAGATGCTGCGCAATCTTTTCTCCGGTCGATTTAGGTGGCAGAGTTAATGATCGGGTAATTCCAAAGTCGGGCTGCCGCTCACCTATGGCAGTTTTCCAAACCGATATTTTTATAACTTCTGTATATTGAAAAAGCCAAACAATAATGCAATACTTTCATTACTGTCCGGCCTTTTGTCCGCCTTAGGCGGATG
This region includes:
- a CDS encoding nitroreductase family protein; this translates as MNIIDVIKSYRNVASFSDRAIEVDKIDRIVKSVNFSPVGTGTLPFKAIVVSKKSVKQKLRHAAEQVEKAYSHGTGNGEGTNNSDWKKPFLEEASCLIVICCTVGQPYQAATTWLTLGNVLMTASDEGLGVLCYAPSMPTFLKKVLNLPPKYMPIAIVPLGYPADELFPISDQKHEKMLRNLFSGRFRWQS